One Bemisia tabaci chromosome 7, PGI_BMITA_v3 DNA window includes the following coding sequences:
- the LOC109044113 gene encoding protein amalgam isoform X2, producing the protein MEYIYLLLLLLIGSGLCRPENRDLEEEQNDEEGEGGEGEEEPNDQGAPDSRRPPIIKTQPMTITVEKGQTAILPCEFQDLGDTQTMWLMNSQQLFIGAYKFDQRNTRFNLTSKHEETGIYNLKITNVTSADAGIWTCKLLLTQTHQPHISHKLEVKLPAAIQKIEPSGVHKVRKGSPLHLKCEVTGSPIPEVKWIHKHRRDSRPVEHRGDELTIAKVDRTDSGFYECTADNGLNGTDRPSATVEVIVLFAPEIAAKKDIINTAENTDAELICTVHGHPTPKVTWFKEMNGKVTEVIDDGSRYKLSNSGNQHILTVDINDSSDFGNYSCVATNEYGETQRKIEVFGTPLAPVIQQVTNSTKNPWSNFKWKIVSSSPILEYELKYWKSTNPEKFHTVRLPVQNAVSGNIYELEHAIADVENTKYEVVLRAMNTYGWSKFSEKHYFAGVQSDSASPDVLENIKSKDGTGAGARSTISALVLLVTVVASLCC; encoded by the exons GTCTCTGCCGACCGGAGAACCGAGATCTAGAAGAGGAACAAAATGATGAGGAAGGTGAAGGtggagaaggagaggaagaaccCAACGACCAGGGGGCGCCCGACTCCAGGCGGCCGCCGATCATAAAAACCCAGCCTATGACCATAACCGTCGAGAAGGGACAGACGGCAATTCTACCATGTGAATTTCAAGATTTGG gaGATACACAGACCATGTGGCTCATGAATAGCCAGCAATTATTCATCGGAGCTTAcaaatttgatcaaaggaaCACTAGGTTCAATTTAACTAGTAAACATGAAGAAACAGGCATTTATAATCTAAAAATTACGAATGTAACCTCAGCCGACGCCGGTATCTGGACTTGCAAACTGCTCCTGACTCAAACACATCAGCCACATATCTCACATAAACTGGAAGTGAAGC TTCCTGCAgctatccaaaaaattgaacctTCCGGGGTACATAAAGTACGAAAAGGTAGCCCTCTCCACTTGAAGTGTGAAGTAACGGGATCTCCAATTCCCGAAGTAAAATGGATTCACAAGCACAGGCGAGACTCGCGTCCTGTTGAGCATCGAGGTGATGAACTCACCATCGCAAAAGTGGATCGCACCGACTCTGGATTCTACGAATGTACTGCAGATAATGGACTTAATGGCACTGATCGTCCCAGTGCTACCGTTGAAGTCATAGTTCTGT TTGCTCCTGAAATTGCGGCCAAAAAAGACATCATAAACACCGCCGAAAATACTGACGCAGAGCTCATATGTACTGTTCATGGACATCCTACTCCAAAA GTGACATGGTTCAAAGAAATGAATGGTAAGGTGACTGAGGTCATTGATGACGGTTCTCGATATAAATTATCGAATTCAGGAAATCAACACATTTTGACGGTTGACATTAATGACTCATCAGACTTTGGAAATTATTCTTGCGTCGCGACGAATGAATATGGTGAAACTCAGaggaaaattgaagtttttg GAACTCCTCTGGCACCAGTAATTCAGCAAGTAACCAATTCAACTAAGAACCCATGGTCCAACTTCAAGTGGAAGATCGTCAGTAGCTCTCCCATTCTAGAGTATGAGTTGAAATACTGGAAAAGCACA aacccAGAAAAGTTCCACACAGTTCGATTGCCAGTCCAGAATGCTGTCAGTGGTAATATTTATGAGCTAGAACATGCAATTGCAGATGTAGAAAATACAAAGTATGAAGTTGTTCTGAGGGCAATGAATACATATGGTTGGTCCAAGTTCTCCGAGAAACACTACTTTGCtggag TTCAATCAGATTCAGCATCACCGGATGTTTTGGAAAATATTA AATCCAAGGATGGAACTGGAGCAGGTGCCCGGTCAACAATATCAGCCCTAGTATTGCTTGTTACCGTAGTGGCTTCTCTCTGCTGCTAG
- the LOC109044113 gene encoding protein amalgam isoform X1, producing MKCFTTITLGLLFALLFIESGLCRPENRDLEEEQNDEEGEGGEGEEEPNDQGAPDSRRPPIIKTQPMTITVEKGQTAILPCEFQDLGDTQTMWLMNSQQLFIGAYKFDQRNTRFNLTSKHEETGIYNLKITNVTSADAGIWTCKLLLTQTHQPHISHKLEVKLPAAIQKIEPSGVHKVRKGSPLHLKCEVTGSPIPEVKWIHKHRRDSRPVEHRGDELTIAKVDRTDSGFYECTADNGLNGTDRPSATVEVIVLFAPEIAAKKDIINTAENTDAELICTVHGHPTPKVTWFKEMNGKVTEVIDDGSRYKLSNSGNQHILTVDINDSSDFGNYSCVATNEYGETQRKIEVFGTPLAPVIQQVTNSTKNPWSNFKWKIVSSSPILEYELKYWKSTNPEKFHTVRLPVQNAVSGNIYELEHAIADVENTKYEVVLRAMNTYGWSKFSEKHYFAGVQSDSASPDVLENIKSKDGTGAGARSTISALVLLVTVVASLCC from the exons GTCTCTGCCGACCGGAGAACCGAGATCTAGAAGAGGAACAAAATGATGAGGAAGGTGAAGGtggagaaggagaggaagaaccCAACGACCAGGGGGCGCCCGACTCCAGGCGGCCGCCGATCATAAAAACCCAGCCTATGACCATAACCGTCGAGAAGGGACAGACGGCAATTCTACCATGTGAATTTCAAGATTTGG gaGATACACAGACCATGTGGCTCATGAATAGCCAGCAATTATTCATCGGAGCTTAcaaatttgatcaaaggaaCACTAGGTTCAATTTAACTAGTAAACATGAAGAAACAGGCATTTATAATCTAAAAATTACGAATGTAACCTCAGCCGACGCCGGTATCTGGACTTGCAAACTGCTCCTGACTCAAACACATCAGCCACATATCTCACATAAACTGGAAGTGAAGC TTCCTGCAgctatccaaaaaattgaacctTCCGGGGTACATAAAGTACGAAAAGGTAGCCCTCTCCACTTGAAGTGTGAAGTAACGGGATCTCCAATTCCCGAAGTAAAATGGATTCACAAGCACAGGCGAGACTCGCGTCCTGTTGAGCATCGAGGTGATGAACTCACCATCGCAAAAGTGGATCGCACCGACTCTGGATTCTACGAATGTACTGCAGATAATGGACTTAATGGCACTGATCGTCCCAGTGCTACCGTTGAAGTCATAGTTCTGT TTGCTCCTGAAATTGCGGCCAAAAAAGACATCATAAACACCGCCGAAAATACTGACGCAGAGCTCATATGTACTGTTCATGGACATCCTACTCCAAAA GTGACATGGTTCAAAGAAATGAATGGTAAGGTGACTGAGGTCATTGATGACGGTTCTCGATATAAATTATCGAATTCAGGAAATCAACACATTTTGACGGTTGACATTAATGACTCATCAGACTTTGGAAATTATTCTTGCGTCGCGACGAATGAATATGGTGAAACTCAGaggaaaattgaagtttttg GAACTCCTCTGGCACCAGTAATTCAGCAAGTAACCAATTCAACTAAGAACCCATGGTCCAACTTCAAGTGGAAGATCGTCAGTAGCTCTCCCATTCTAGAGTATGAGTTGAAATACTGGAAAAGCACA aacccAGAAAAGTTCCACACAGTTCGATTGCCAGTCCAGAATGCTGTCAGTGGTAATATTTATGAGCTAGAACATGCAATTGCAGATGTAGAAAATACAAAGTATGAAGTTGTTCTGAGGGCAATGAATACATATGGTTGGTCCAAGTTCTCCGAGAAACACTACTTTGCtggag TTCAATCAGATTCAGCATCACCGGATGTTTTGGAAAATATTA AATCCAAGGATGGAACTGGAGCAGGTGCCCGGTCAACAATATCAGCCCTAGTATTGCTTGTTACCGTAGTGGCTTCTCTCTGCTGCTAG